In Salinarimonas sp., a genomic segment contains:
- a CDS encoding lysophospholipid acyltransferase family protein, with translation MGPGKLLRLLVYALALVLLIGPQALGVRFHWAIGRRIPVLFHRIGLWALGVRVTQIGHPPKETPTLVLSNHVSWLDIVVLGSLRPLSFVAKSEIAGWPLFGTLARLQRSIFIERERKAATSEVNATIARRLARGELIVLFAEGTTGDGQRLLPFRTSLVGAARLALADHSLDEIVLQPLALVYTRRDGLPLTRRERPEIAWYGDMDLVPHLGAFLKAGPVDVEIRWGSPIPFDAATDRKRAAARAEDEVRRALNVGLGRAGAPTPPHPTR, from the coding sequence ATGGGTCCCGGAAAGCTCCTGCGCCTTCTCGTCTACGCCCTCGCGCTCGTGCTGCTGATCGGGCCGCAGGCGCTCGGCGTGCGCTTCCACTGGGCGATCGGCCGGCGCATCCCGGTGCTGTTCCACCGCATCGGCCTGTGGGCGCTGGGCGTCCGCGTGACGCAGATCGGCCATCCGCCGAAGGAGACGCCGACGCTCGTCCTGTCCAACCACGTCTCCTGGTTGGACATCGTTGTGCTCGGCAGCCTCAGGCCGCTCTCCTTCGTGGCGAAATCGGAGATCGCCGGCTGGCCGCTCTTCGGCACGCTGGCGCGGCTGCAGCGCTCGATCTTCATCGAGCGCGAGCGCAAGGCGGCGACGTCCGAGGTCAACGCCACCATCGCGCGCCGCCTCGCCCGGGGCGAGCTGATCGTGCTCTTCGCCGAGGGCACGACGGGGGACGGGCAGCGGCTCCTGCCGTTCCGCACCTCGCTCGTCGGCGCCGCGCGGCTCGCGCTCGCCGACCATTCCCTCGACGAGATCGTGCTCCAGCCCCTCGCGCTGGTCTACACTCGCCGCGACGGCCTGCCCCTGACCCGCCGCGAGCGGCCGGAGATCGCCTGGTACGGCGACATGGATCTCGTGCCGCACCTCGGCGCCTTCCTGAAGGCCGGGCCCGTCGACGTCGAGATCCGCTGGGGCTCGCCGATCCCCTTCGACGCCGCGACCGACCGCAAGCGCGCCGCCGCCCGCGCCGAGGACGAGGTCCGCCGCGCGCTCAATGTCGGGCTCGGCCGCGCCGGCGCGCCGACGCCGCCGCATCCGACGCGGTGA
- a CDS encoding GNAT family N-acetyltransferase: protein MPPWRTAQPVLPVVAPLSAAHAPACAAIHAASFAHGWSATDLEGLIADRGVIADGLFLGDAKRPKGFVLSRAVIDEAEILTIALDPAVRGRGFSRTLLDRHLETLRREGVARLHLEVDEANRPARRLYDRFGFVQVGRREGYYRRADGSRAAALTLSLDL, encoded by the coding sequence ATGCCGCCCTGGCGCACCGCGCAGCCGGTCCTTCCCGTCGTCGCGCCGCTGTCCGCCGCGCACGCTCCCGCCTGCGCCGCGATTCACGCCGCGAGCTTCGCCCACGGCTGGAGCGCCACCGATCTGGAGGGGCTGATCGCCGATCGCGGCGTGATCGCCGACGGGCTCTTCCTCGGCGATGCGAAGCGGCCCAAGGGCTTCGTCCTCTCCCGCGCCGTCATCGACGAGGCCGAGATCCTCACCATCGCCCTCGATCCGGCGGTGCGCGGCCGCGGCTTTTCCCGCACGCTCCTCGACCGGCATCTCGAGACCCTGCGCCGGGAAGGCGTCGCGCGGCTGCACCTCGAAGTGGACGAGGCCAACCGACCGGCGCGGCGGCTCTACGATCGCTTCGGCTTCGTGCAGGTCGGGCGCCGCGAGGGCTATTACCGCCGCGCCGACGGCAGCCGGGCCGCGGCGCTGACCCTCTCGCTCGACCTCTGA
- the tsaB gene encoding tRNA (adenosine(37)-N6)-threonylcarbamoyltransferase complex dimerization subunit type 1 TsaB — MRILAIDTALEACSACVLDAGASAPLARESLPMVRGHAEALLPQIERVMAGVPGGFASLDRVAVTIGPGSYTGLRVGISAARAIGLAAKAPVVGVSTLSALLAPLVAAGERRMLAAAIDARHGGVYFQAVAPGGRTVVAPAHMAVREAVRYLGSGAVVVSGSGGPIVAAEALQKGVEVTLADAEPAPEIAWVARLGLAADPAGALPKPLYLRAPDARPQDAARIARR; from the coding sequence GTGCGCATCCTCGCCATCGACACCGCGCTCGAAGCCTGCTCGGCCTGCGTCCTCGACGCCGGGGCGAGCGCGCCGCTCGCGCGCGAATCGCTGCCCATGGTTCGCGGCCACGCCGAGGCGCTCCTGCCGCAGATCGAGCGGGTGATGGCCGGCGTGCCGGGCGGCTTCGCGAGCCTCGACCGGGTGGCCGTGACCATCGGGCCCGGCAGCTATACGGGGCTGCGGGTCGGCATCTCGGCCGCGCGCGCCATCGGGCTCGCGGCGAAGGCGCCGGTGGTGGGCGTCTCGACTCTCTCGGCGCTGCTCGCGCCCCTCGTCGCGGCCGGTGAGCGGCGCATGCTCGCCGCCGCCATCGACGCCCGCCACGGCGGCGTCTATTTCCAGGCCGTCGCCCCGGGCGGGCGCACGGTCGTCGCCCCGGCGCACATGGCGGTGCGCGAGGCGGTGCGCTACCTCGGCTCGGGCGCCGTCGTCGTCTCCGGCTCCGGCGGGCCGATCGTCGCCGCGGAGGCGCTGCAGAAGGGCGTCGAGGTCACCCTCGCCGACGCGGAGCCGGCCCCCGAGATCGCCTGGGTCGCCCGGCTCGGGCTCGCCGCCGATCCCGCCGGCGCGCTGCCCAAGCCGCTCTACTTGCGCGCGCCGGACGCGCGTCCGCAGGACGCCGCGCGCATCGCGAGGCGCTGA
- a CDS encoding malonic semialdehyde reductase, protein MTKPSPHAPLSDAALDQLFREARTHAAWLDKPVSETTLRALADLTKNGPTSANCCPARIVFVVSPEAKARLEPLLSKGNRAKTMAAPATAIVAYDLRFYEKLDRLFPHEPSAPSWFTSSEAKIRENAFRNGTLQGAYLILAARALGLDCGPMSGFDAAGVTREFFPQGDVEANFLVNLGYGDPAALKPRLPRFSFEEFCAIA, encoded by the coding sequence ATGACCAAGCCTTCCCCGCACGCCCCGCTCTCCGACGCCGCGCTCGACCAGCTCTTCCGCGAGGCGCGCACCCATGCCGCATGGCTCGACAAGCCGGTCTCCGAGACGACCCTGCGCGCCCTCGCCGACCTGACGAAGAACGGCCCGACGAGCGCCAATTGCTGCCCGGCGCGGATCGTCTTCGTGGTCTCGCCCGAGGCCAAGGCCCGGCTCGAGCCGCTTCTCTCAAAGGGCAATCGCGCCAAGACCATGGCCGCGCCCGCCACCGCCATCGTCGCCTACGACCTGCGCTTCTACGAGAAGCTCGACCGGCTGTTCCCGCACGAGCCGTCCGCCCCGTCCTGGTTCACCTCCTCCGAGGCGAAGATCCGCGAGAACGCCTTTCGCAACGGCACGCTGCAGGGCGCCTACCTGATCCTGGCGGCGCGGGCGCTCGGCCTCGATTGCGGCCCGATGTCCGGCTTCGACGCCGCGGGCGTGACGCGCGAGTTCTTCCCGCAAGGCGACGTCGAGGCGAACTTCCTCGTCAACCTCGGCTACGGCGATCCCGCCGCGCTGAAGCCGCGGCTGCCGCGTTTTTCGTTCGAGGAATTCTGCGCGATCGCGTAA
- a CDS encoding type II toxin-antitoxin system HicB family antitoxin codes for MNLLNHKGYKATVAFDADDEIFVGHLIGINDIVGFHADNVADLKAAFVEAVEDYLETCERVGKAPERSFSGNLMLRIEPTVHAAAATAAEATGKSLNQWSEDVLREAAERTLA; via the coding sequence CACAAGGGCTACAAGGCTACGGTGGCCTTCGATGCGGACGACGAGATCTTCGTCGGGCATCTCATCGGAATCAACGATATCGTCGGGTTCCATGCTGACAACGTCGCCGATTTGAAGGCCGCGTTCGTGGAGGCCGTCGAAGACTATCTCGAGACCTGCGAACGCGTGGGTAAAGCGCCGGAGCGCTCCTTCTCGGGTAATCTGATGTTGCGCATCGAGCCTACGGTTCACGCCGCGGCGGCGACTGCGGCGGAGGCGACGGGGAAAAGCCTGAATCAGTGGAGCGAGGATGTTCTCAGGGAGGCAGCCGAGCGAACCCTCGCCTGA